From the genome of Niabella agricola, one region includes:
- a CDS encoding GumC family protein, translating into MNEESIISVEQPKEINLKAEITRYTRNWYWFALGVIICLLAAFLYLRYTTPVYQASAELLVKDDKKGGTAADAMQTFQDLDIFNSTKNVDNEIRVLKSKSLLQRAFRQLPALQPTQLVEGNIRTSETYGEKAPLIIKIDTLSDDSLLKAGSGQLRFSLEKDKKEFTLKNGSWKQSYHFGDKITTSFGRFTIFPNPVYGNLYNANIILKFNHPVRYADSYAKRMNIDVSGKQTSTILISVTDAVPARAEDIINKLIEVYNQDAVNDKNITSQNTIRFIDERLRTLVGELSGVEKRVSDFKEKNAITDVSSDITQYFNQTQGLYQKLEESKLQSNMLNSIQSYIGKPGNEHSLVPSSLGIQDPTLNGLIQTFNELQLKRQQTLSTVEPESVIIKNLEKNINDVRKSISENIRTLQKGVSIAQNQVSQDYGQFQSKIKTVPAVERQLLEIQREQGIKQSIYQYLLQKREESLITLAATVSNSRIIDNTAAGKIPVSPKKNLVYLGAFLIGLLIPFATMYISDLLNDKVRLQKDILSRTNIPILGEIMHAQSDEELVVKENTRSPISEMFRLIRSNLKFACSGREDKVIITTSSMSGEGKTFFCTNLGASLVLSGKKVVLLEFDLRKPKLLKGLGLTTAKGISNFVIDTQLQIKDLIIPVPGFKGLDVIGSGPIPPNPSELLLSERIAELIHGLKEKYDHIIIDCPPVGQVSDAFSLGAYANISSYVVRYNYTFKEQLNIVQDIYTNKKLNNLMIVLNDAKPKNSYGYGYGYGYGYGYGNEDRKSAGSIRNRIRKAFRR; encoded by the coding sequence ATGAACGAAGAATCCATTATATCCGTTGAACAACCCAAGGAAATTAATTTAAAAGCCGAGATTACCAGATATACCCGCAATTGGTATTGGTTTGCATTAGGTGTTATCATTTGTTTACTTGCCGCATTTTTATACTTGCGTTATACTACGCCGGTGTACCAGGCCAGCGCTGAGTTACTGGTGAAAGATGACAAAAAGGGCGGAACAGCGGCCGATGCGATGCAAACCTTTCAGGATTTAGATATTTTTAATAGTACGAAAAACGTTGATAATGAAATCCGGGTTTTGAAAAGCAAGAGCCTGCTGCAGCGTGCTTTTCGGCAATTACCCGCGCTCCAGCCAACTCAACTGGTGGAAGGCAATATTCGCACATCAGAGACCTATGGAGAAAAAGCCCCCCTAATTATTAAAATTGACACTCTGTCTGACGATTCTTTGCTGAAAGCCGGATCCGGTCAGCTACGGTTCAGTTTAGAGAAAGACAAAAAGGAATTTACGTTAAAGAATGGCAGCTGGAAGCAATCATATCATTTCGGCGACAAAATAACTACTTCATTTGGGCGTTTTACAATATTCCCCAATCCTGTTTATGGCAACCTGTACAACGCAAATATTATATTAAAGTTTAATCACCCCGTTCGTTACGCAGACTCCTATGCAAAAAGGATGAATATTGATGTCAGTGGCAAGCAAACCAGTACGATTTTAATCTCAGTAACAGATGCTGTACCTGCGCGGGCCGAAGATATAATCAATAAGCTGATAGAAGTTTATAATCAGGATGCAGTCAACGACAAAAATATCACTTCGCAGAACACAATCCGGTTTATTGACGAGCGCCTGCGGACCCTGGTTGGTGAATTATCAGGGGTGGAGAAAAGGGTGTCTGATTTTAAAGAAAAAAATGCAATCACTGATGTAAGCTCTGATATAACCCAGTATTTTAACCAAACACAAGGGCTTTACCAGAAATTAGAAGAGTCAAAGCTTCAATCCAATATGCTAAACTCTATTCAATCTTACATTGGGAAACCTGGCAATGAACACAGTCTCGTCCCCTCTTCCTTGGGCATACAGGATCCTACGCTTAACGGACTCATTCAAACTTTTAATGAATTACAACTGAAGCGTCAACAAACCCTGTCCACCGTAGAGCCAGAGAGTGTGATTATAAAAAACCTGGAAAAAAATATCAACGACGTAAGAAAAAGTATTTCTGAAAATATTCGCACCTTACAAAAGGGTGTTTCCATTGCCCAAAACCAGGTAAGTCAGGATTATGGCCAGTTTCAGTCAAAGATAAAAACTGTTCCTGCCGTAGAACGCCAGCTATTGGAAATTCAGCGGGAACAAGGTATTAAACAGAGCATCTACCAGTACTTGCTGCAAAAAAGAGAAGAGTCGCTGATTACACTGGCGGCTACTGTTTCTAATTCCCGTATAATAGACAACACCGCCGCGGGAAAGATTCCCGTGTCGCCCAAAAAGAATCTGGTATACCTGGGAGCGTTTCTGATAGGCCTGCTCATTCCTTTCGCTACAATGTACATATCAGATCTTCTGAATGACAAAGTACGTCTCCAAAAAGATATTCTCTCCCGCACCAATATCCCGATCCTGGGCGAAATCATGCATGCCCAATCCGATGAAGAACTGGTAGTAAAAGAAAACACCAGAAGCCCGATCTCCGAGATGTTCCGTCTGATCCGCAGTAATCTCAAATTCGCGTGTTCCGGACGGGAAGATAAGGTTATCATTACTACTTCATCCATGTCTGGCGAAGGCAAAACATTTTTCTGCACCAACCTTGGCGCCAGCCTGGTGCTTAGTGGTAAAAAGGTAGTGTTGCTGGAGTTCGACTTACGTAAACCCAAATTGTTAAAAGGCCTGGGGCTAACAACTGCAAAAGGAATTTCCAATTTTGTTATTGATACCCAGCTTCAGATAAAAGACCTCATCATTCCTGTCCCAGGTTTTAAAGGGCTAGATGTTATTGGCTCTGGCCCCATACCGCCTAATCCCTCTGAATTATTACTCAGCGAACGAATTGCGGAATTAATTCATGGATTAAAAGAAAAGTACGATCATATTATTATTGACTGCCCACCGGTAGGGCAAGTATCGGATGCCTTCTCCCTGGGGGCTTATGCGAATATCAGCTCTTATGTGGTGCGTTATAATTATACCTTTAAAGAGCAGTTGAATATCGTTCAAGATATTTATACGAATAAAAAGCTGAACAACCTGATGATCGTCCTCAATGATGCAAAACCCAAAAACTCCTATGGATACGGATATGGGTATGGGTATGGATACGGGTATGGAAATGAAGACCGCAAGTCTGCTGGCAGCATCAGGAACCGGATCCGAAAAGCGTTCCGGCGATAA
- a CDS encoding polysaccharide biosynthesis/export family protein, with the protein MKILENAPFKSREGVCGLLIFLSVFVASSCSTNRNLVYFNNLPPGGDTAQIVNKMSAKIEKGDVLGISIMTLSPEYNQLFSTGAVPQVPVATATVPTAAPAAGTSTSSTEPMRNGYLVDENGQVNLPVLGKVDVLGLTRQEAQDKITVEVAKTAKTPIVNIRFLNYKVTVIGEVTRPGSFNVPDERVNVLEALGMAGDLTPYAIRENILVIREKNGTRTMQRINLADKNVFNSPYFYLQQNDVVYVQPENNLKAKQADGSNYRWIPIATAGISAIAVILATLLR; encoded by the coding sequence ATGAAAATACTCGAAAACGCCCCCTTTAAATCCAGGGAAGGAGTATGTGGATTACTCATCTTCCTCAGCGTATTTGTGGCATCGTCCTGCAGTACGAACAGGAATCTTGTGTATTTCAATAACCTGCCCCCGGGGGGAGATACTGCTCAGATTGTCAATAAAATGAGCGCAAAGATTGAAAAGGGTGATGTCCTTGGCATTTCCATTATGACGCTTAGCCCGGAATACAACCAACTTTTCAGTACCGGAGCTGTGCCTCAGGTACCGGTGGCCACTGCAACGGTTCCAACAGCGGCACCCGCCGCAGGAACCAGTACTAGCAGCACCGAACCGATGCGGAACGGGTACTTGGTAGATGAAAACGGCCAGGTAAACCTTCCGGTTCTGGGCAAGGTAGATGTATTGGGACTAACCCGCCAGGAAGCGCAGGATAAGATCACTGTAGAAGTGGCCAAAACCGCTAAAACACCGATTGTAAATATCCGCTTTCTGAATTATAAAGTCACTGTAATCGGGGAAGTGACCCGCCCGGGCTCATTTAACGTTCCCGATGAACGGGTAAATGTATTGGAAGCACTGGGCATGGCTGGCGACCTTACCCCCTACGCTATTCGCGAAAACATACTGGTCATCCGCGAAAAAAATGGTACCCGAACCATGCAGCGGATCAATCTCGCCGATAAGAATGTCTTCAATTCGCCCTACTTCTATTTGCAACAGAATGATGTCGTATATGTACAGCCCGAAAATAATTTAAAGGCCAAACAGGCCGATGGCAGCAATTATCGTTGGATTCCTATTGCTACTGCGGGAATTTCGGCAATAGCAGTGATTCTGGCCACATTGCTGCGTTAG
- a CDS encoding acetyl-CoA carboxylase carboxyltransferase subunit alpha, whose translation MPQDQVRQFLDFEKPIKDLLEEIELTKERTEKTKIDLSDQVAQLEQKVAETRKSITRNLTDWQRVQLSRHPDRPYTHKYIELMTDNYVELYGDRNIKDDKAMVGGFATLDDQTVMIIGQQKGSNTKKRQLRNFGMANPEGYRKALRLMKLAEKFNKPVITLIDTPGAFPGLEAEERGQGEAIARNIYEMMRLKVPVICVIIGEGASGGALGIGVGDRVFMMENTWYTVISPENCSTILWRSWDFKMKAAEQLKLTSAKMQEFGLIDGIIPEPDGGAHWDYSIAAQHLKKQLIASLKELKPMDPQQRINERIEKFSKMGFWEEYK comes from the coding sequence ATGCCACAAGATCAGGTTAGACAATTTTTGGATTTTGAAAAGCCGATTAAGGACCTTTTGGAAGAAATTGAATTAACAAAAGAGCGCACCGAGAAGACAAAGATCGATCTTTCTGATCAGGTGGCTCAGCTGGAGCAAAAAGTGGCTGAAACGCGGAAAAGCATTACGCGGAATCTGACTGACTGGCAACGTGTTCAGCTGAGTCGCCATCCAGACCGGCCCTATACACATAAATATATCGAGCTGATGACCGATAATTATGTGGAATTGTATGGAGATCGCAATATCAAAGACGATAAGGCGATGGTGGGGGGATTTGCTACGCTTGATGATCAGACGGTTATGATCATCGGGCAACAAAAAGGCTCGAATACCAAAAAGCGGCAGCTGCGTAATTTCGGAATGGCCAACCCTGAGGGATATCGCAAGGCATTGCGGCTGATGAAGCTTGCTGAAAAATTTAACAAACCGGTCATCACCCTGATCGATACGCCTGGTGCTTTTCCGGGTCTGGAAGCGGAAGAACGGGGGCAGGGGGAGGCGATCGCCCGTAATATTTATGAAATGATGCGCCTGAAAGTGCCGGTGATCTGCGTGATTATTGGGGAAGGGGCCAGCGGTGGTGCGCTGGGTATTGGTGTAGGTGATCGTGTGTTTATGATGGAGAATACCTGGTATACTGTTATTTCCCCGGAGAACTGTTCTACTATATTATGGCGTAGCTGGGATTTTAAAATGAAAGCTGCAGAGCAGCTGAAGCTGACTTCTGCTAAAATGCAGGAGTTTGGCCTTATCGACGGCATCATACCGGAGCCGGATGGTGGCGCACATTGGGACTATTCCATTGCAGCGCAGCATCTCAAAAAACAGCTGATTGCTTCGCTAAAGGAATTAAAGCCGATGGATCCTCAACAGCGCATCAACGAACGGATCGAAAAGTTTTCAAAGATGGGCTTTTGGGAAGAATATAAATAG